The segment GCTCCGCCACGAAATGTCCTCCCACCACCCCAAATATCCACACATCCCATTCTTCCCCGCCCAAAAACTCTCCGACTTTGCCAAAACCCCCTACACGCTCTGGGACTTCTTCCCCGCCACCTGGACCTGTCCGCACGACATCCAGCGCGTGGGGCGTCTGGGCGATGGCGGAAAATGGGTTTGCGGCATGAGTCTCTACGAGAAGCATCACTCTCCATCGCCCTCCACCAGCTCCGCGCAAACCGCACAACCAGCCGATCCCGAACCCGGCATAACCATCTACAGTTTCGGCGTCAACGACGAATCCACCTTCGAAGCCGAGATGCTGACTCGCATCCCCCTGGCCCAAATCTACGCCTACGATTTCTCCGTCACGAAATTCGGCCCGCAGCTCTCCTCATCCCACGCCTCGCGCGCGCACTTCCACAAATACGGATTAGGCGCGAAAGATATCCCCTCGCGAACACCTCCCTTCTACACGCTGCAAACGCTCATGAAGCAGAATAGCCATTCCTACATCGACATACTGAAGATTGATATCGAGGGTTCGGAGTACACGGCGCTGGATTCGTTTATGGATTTCCATGACAAGGAGAGGGGTGGGAGTGGGAAGTTACCGGTGGGTCAGGTGATGATCGAGTTGCATTTGGTGGATGATGAACATGTGCATTTCGAACGCTTTACGAAGTGGTGGGAGCGTTTGGAGGAATTCGGCATGAGACCTACGTGGTTCGAGACGAATTTGTTGGCCGTGACGctgggagagggaaagacGGATCCTAGGTGTGTGGAGTATGTGTGGGTTAATGTAAACGATGAGAGGAGTATTTTGTTGGGAGAGTAAAGTTTGGATCTTGGGGGTGTAAGAATGATCCAAAGAtctatattttcttattttctggTGTGGGCATCTGTCcctgatttgagatttggttAAGGCGGTTTGTTTTGGACTCTTGGTACATATGGGTATGGAAATAAGTTTGAATGACTGATCAAGACAGCAAGAGATATGTTTATGAATGAGATGTACATTATGGTATAGAATCCATCTATTGAGAAAATGCCTCCTAAAATGCGTGCCTTGACAACATTAAAGAATTGCAAAGCCATTATATTCTATCGAGAAATATTAATGGCATATGGAAAACTATATCCAATCATCttatatatgatataacAGTAATGAAAACAACCCCAAAAGTATTTCGTTAATACGATGTATATCTCACAATCAACACACCACCTACCTCACACTTCACAACATTTTCCTCCCCTCATcactctctttcctcctGATCAACCCCTTTAACCTCCCCAGCCCAAACATTCCCGGAAGCACCAAATCAAAGAACCAACTCCCTATCCAATTTCTCACAAACCAAACAATCCACGTTTTATTTCCCCTCCAAAGCGTTCTCTGACCCCCTTTCACAACCGCATCTACCACCCCTTTTGCATATTCCACATTAGGCATTGCCTTTCCACTCTGACTATGTTTTACTCGACTTTGGAATTCATCTTCGATTTCGAGGTAGAGGGATGAAGGGGGGAGTATGCGAGGTGTTCGCGCGATATTGGATTGTACGCCGCCTGTTACAACGACCATTACGCCCACGGAATAGGGAGCGAGTTCAAGTCGGAGAGTGCGGGAATAGGCATGCAGGGCGGCTTTGGATGCGTTGTAGACGCTGCCGAAGACGTAGGGGAGGATCTGGTGGTGGGATGTTAGGATGTTGTTTGAAGTAAAGTGATGGTTTGggtgggagatgggatgagagtaTGGGATGGACTTACAGCTGCTACACTTCCAATATTGACAATGAGTCCCTTTCGTTTAATCAACAAAGGGGTAAAAGCCTGGCACATAGCCATGACTCCAAAAACATTCGTCTCAAAACAATGGCGCGCATCGTCCAGATCTACATCCAAAGCAGGCAGCGTGCAATTTCTCCCCCTAAATTCGATGCATTAGTACCACATCCCCAATCGCACCTCCCATAATACACCCCTCCACGATCCCTCCCCAGAAATATGTCCTCACTCACGCATTGTTGACCAACACATCCAATCCCCCAATCTCCCCATTCTCAATCCATCCCTCAATCTCCCTCTTGGCTTCCTCAATGCTCTTCCCGTCCGTAACATCTAGACTCAATGTTTTAATACCCAATTCCGCCAAATCTGTTATTTTAGTCGCCGAACGAGCGCTGGCAATAACGAGGTAGCCGCGAGCATGAAAGTCGAGGGCGAGGGAATGTCCGATTCCGCCCGCAGTGCAACTGCGGGGCTGTTAGTTTAGATATATGGTatgtggagaggagaggacGGGAAGAGGTACCCGGTGATTAAGACTGTTTTTTGGGTAGCCATGGTGAGGTAAGTTGTGTTAGTATAGCAAGTATGTTGAAGATGCAATCGCAATGGCGAGTGAACACTGGCTGGCTGATTGCAAAGGTGGGAAGGAATGTAAAGTTAGAGACTGCTCTAGGCAAGGAAAAGCGAGAAGGGTCCGTCTCAGAACGCAAGGAAGGAAGGCAGTCTTCCACAGCggaagagaaatgaaaaCATTATACCACCTTGAGCCAAATTGAAATCCTACTGTGAGGCTTGAACTCGTAAATTCTAGTGAAGTTTATCTCGAAGCTTGAAAGTTGTAGTTTGTTGATATGAAATATGAAAGAGGAGGGGTTCGCGCTTTGCTTATAACTTGATGCTTGTGCAGGTACGTACCACCACTGTAGGACCACTGTAGGTTACACGGATAACTGAGACACGAAATCACACATTTCTCAACACTTCGTGATTATCCAACCAAATGTatgtaatatataagaaatgaCATATTAAAGATCTATAAATTTAAGTTCggctttcaattcaaaatggcggtcttttcaattgatatctcAATGTGTAAATGGAATATTTGATCATTATAAATGTCCATTATATGGCCTCTAAATACATAAATTGTGTTGCCAATATTTCGCTCATAAACCAAGGCCCAAAATCACTCTCAATATGCAGTTGCCCTGATATCTATACAACGCCAATAACCATGCGATTCATATCCCAAACCTGAATGCATCAACCATAACTAAACTAAAAAAGGGTATTTTTCTTCCTAGGACTCTCATCGTCCTTAATCAAGCATTTATTTTCGAGCCACCTCGCAAACTTCGTAGACGGGACATCAACCGCCCTCCAAAACACATCTGCTGTCCATAATATAATTGGTCCATAAACTAGCAATCCGGCCGCCCAAAAAGCATGTCTACCTATAAAAGAATCTTTTCCGATCGTATTATCGAACAAAGGTCCAAAACGAGGTTCGAGGATCGTAAGGCAGAGATTGTGTGTCAAATATAGAGCATATGATATATTGCCTAGATATTGAGGAACCGGTAGATTGAAGAGAGATTGTAAGCTAGTGAGTTGTGTGCATGCAAGTACGATTTGAAAGGCTGCGAGGCAGAACCAAACTCTTTGCCCACTATATGGTTCCGGAGTGTGCGCATTGAGGGTTGAGAGGAACGGAATTTCGTCGACATGCTCGTTTGTCCAAGATGAAATATAGAGACCACATATAACGTTAAGAATCCAGAATATCTTCACCAAAATGCTTTTATTGGTTGCCGTACTGATGCTCGAAGTCTCGGATGCTGTATCAATGGGTTGTTTGCTAAATCCATCGCCAAATTCGGTAGTAGGAAGGATAGGGGAGGATTCGGCAGAGTTGGATGGCGTCGAGCTATATGATTGGAGGAGTGTAACTTCGGCAATGAACATTCCGCCTAGAAATTCAACTGCGTGTAATTGTGCACTCCAGAAGCAGAAAGACATAATGCATGCTAAAATGAGAAGCCGCATATTTACACGAGCGTGAGAAAGGCCAAGTATAACAATAAATAGAAGCATCGACTGTGCGAATTCCACAGGGATTGTCCAAAGTGCTGGATTATAACGTGGTAGAGGCGATGCAGGGTCGTCCCACCTCCAGGATGATTGCAAAAGCTGCCAACAAGTTTCGTACCAACTCCCAATCTGAGCGCTGAGTGACCATAGGGGGAATCCGTATCGAGCTTCGGAGAGCTCATAATATACCGCCATAGACATTATAAGAAGTGTTATAACAGATGGCAAGAAGAGACGGACTGCGCGGCGAAAGACAGACGAAGATAATGTAGATGCAAGTGCCGAGTATTGTTGAGAGTGTATTTGCTTGAGAGGTTTGTAGGTGAGGACGAATCcagaaatgatgaagaatatatGAACCATTGGTCTGGCAGAATATAGTACTCGAACAAATGGGAGTTGAATAGGTGATGACGGGGCACCATCTTCGTAAAGTCCATACGGCTCAGTCCACCACCCAATATTCTCCTCGGTATAATGCCCCATGAATACAATAAAAGAAGCCACTCCTCGGAGGCCATCGAGATATGAAGTGGGATGCAACTTTTGCGTCTTTGGCGAACTAGGTCGTATTGTTCTTCTCTGTAAGAAACTGGGTATACATCCATATGCGAGCTTTTGAAGTAGGCGTTTCCCGGAACTCAAGACGACCGTGTAGTCAGAATTCTGCTGCGAATCTGGTTCCATTATTGCCCATAGCATTTGGGGTTTATACCCCTTAGCCACCATCATGAGGAACAGAGTTAAGTCTCGACAATACCTGATTGTGCTGTAGAGGTAAGAGTCGTGGTGCTTTCTATGAATAGAAAGATGTTTGACTCTCTCACAAAGATCGAACGGTTCTGCGTGCAGTCTGGTATTTCTGCAATGCCATGTAAATATGTTGAAGAAGCTTGGCTAGGATATCtaatcaaaaacaaagatCTGGTAGTGAAAATAAGAGAGATTGGGGTAGGGGAAAGACATGAAGGAAATATTCGCTCGGCAAGAGCAAGTACTCATTCCTCAAACCATACAGCCCTCAAGCATTTGACTCGGTCCACAGTCATAACCAGAGAACAAGCCTCTTTCGGACGGGATCGACTAATTTGCGGGGGCGTCGATGGTGAATTTAAAGTTGTATTTTTGCTCTCAAGCTCCGATTTGTCTTGAATTGTAACCCCGACCTTTACCCCTTTAGCTTTAGTTTCATATTATAGCATTTCCTACTCGCTACCGTCCACTGTTACAACAAGAGTGATGCTTGAAGTGATTTGGTTGTTGATACTGGATAggatgatgtgatatttCTATACCGGACATAGCACGTCGATCAGTCACGCTTGTGGTTTGTCGATGAAACGATCAATTTGTTTCGACTTGACTTTCCAGGAAATATCCATAAGTAAATGCTTGACCGATTGACTGCATGTGTTGAATTTTTCATCTCTAACAAGTCTGCAGAGCCAATGCTACAGTTTCTGCTTGAGATGCATCATGCAACCTTGGAATCCTCCTGCTGCTATGTTGAAGGGTGCGACTCGAGCAGGTGCTGCAACTTACCTGCACTTACTATTTGGAGTGAAAAGTGGCCAGATGCGGCGGGATATCTCCGTCAATAGAGCCATCAGGGACGCCCATAAGGTGAGCAGCCACTGGCGACTAGACTGTTCAGCTGAGCGGGTGGTGGAAACGGGAAAGTTCTCCGACCAAAAAGTATCTCTAAGTCAGGAGAACCTTGTTTGATGGATCAACGCCCATGGGAGTTCCatgatggaatgaattgGTGGAGCACGGGAAAGACCCTGACTAGAGCGGGAGGTTTCAGAAGCGCAATCTGGGATCCCTGAGTTCTAGAACCGttcgaattgaaagaagattGCACATGCGGAGTACAATAAAAACCAGTTCCAAGGTTGGGTTCTTCTAATACCAAACTgcagagggagaggagaggagaggatgggataggatcCAAAACAGActgggaggaagaggaggcaCCAAGTATCCCATGGTCAGTGTCGCAGTGTCGCAGTGTCACTTCTGAAATCTATGATGTGGTTGAACATCGAAGGAAGCGATCTAGGTTTTATTTGTTTAACGTGGGCGTGGCGATGTGAGTTGTGATTCGTCAAGTGTTATATCAATCCTTTTTTTCCGGGTCAGATCCCAAAGCTTCACTACCGACTTGGCATTTTACATCCAGTTGTATCTACGATATCGTTCGTTATCGAGAACTCAACTCCGTACAGAGTAAAGATCTCGCAGGACCTTCAATTCCCATACTTGTTATAAAGTACGGCAAATTGCTCAACTTCTTATGTACACAGATGCTTACGTCGTCCTCCAACCAAATCAACTAATGTTTGCAACAAAGTACAAATGATGTTTATCATTATCAGCCTCGTAAACAGATGACGAACCCCCTAATATATTTCcatccacaatccacaaaTCCCTGGCAAGGTGCAGGAATACTTCGACAACtcaattaatttgataatgaatatcatcatcgcCTCGAAATTTCTTTGGGCGGGGTGACTTCGCGATGTATACAATCCGGCTGGCTCAATGTGCTTCTGCTTGCAGGCCTTCAGTCTATCTGACACGAAACATCCAAGTCGCACCCTACAATCCGTGCCGTCGACTCTGCGGACCACGCCGAACATATGGCGTACAATTGATTCGGCTTGAGTGTTCCACGTTTGCGCCACGAAAATGTCACATCTCTTCCTTTCGAGTGTCGAGCTATTGCCGAGCGAGCTGAGGTAGGTTGGCAACGACCAGTCTCAGTCTcatattgagattttcacTAGGGGCTTTGATGCCAAATGTGCCATCATCGTGCCAACTAGAGTCTGGGTTGCATTAATGAACGATCAAAGCTGAGGACGCTTGCACGTGATGTATACTATGTATCGAACGAGGGTCGGTGCAAATGTGATATTGAGTACGTTCTCCTATTCTTCATATTAATGGTGTCTGGACTAATGAGATGAGCGAGCAGATACTGCATCGATTCACCGGTTGATTCGTACGTATCGCTATCTTCAGTGTCCGTTCAAAGAACATAAAAGACGAAAAGGACAGTATGGTAGACAAAGTCACACCGCTGAATGGGACGGTGGAAATGAAATATGGCGCAGATGGATCGCTGCAGGTACATATCGAAAAGGGATTTCTTCCTTCATTTACCTCCATCTTATGAGAAAATCTGCAAGGAGCCAATGACGCGCATAATCGGGCTCTTCCGCGGGACGGCATCTATATATAGTACCACGGCAAGAAGGCGCGGAGGGATTATCATCCTTGATCACCACTTATGATATTCATTCAGGTCACCTACGAAGTGCATTTACCAGATGTGCTATCTACCCTTCATGCATAGATTGCTCTTCGTATTCATATTTTGCAATCTTGCCCTTGTAGGGAGGGTAATTAACATGCGTAGTTCAAGTAGATGAGACATTGTCGTGGCGGGCACAAAAATGCTTTCACGGTTGGGATGTAAAATCTAACTACTGAGGGCATGGCCTAACAACCATAATCAGTCAGGTAACTCATCTTTCCAATTTGCGCTCTCTTTTTTATAACAATGCTCTCTAGCCTGTTTATTCCCTATCCCCTTCTACCAAGGCACTTCTACTCCATCGAGGCCCACAAAGATTCCCGAAGCTGTCTCTTTGGTTGCTCTATCGATCTATTTCAAAGTTTTCGCTGTTAGTGAAAAAGCCTCCCTAAATCTCGAGATATCTTACCTGTGCGAGAACCCCCTCTGCACTCTTTTCTACTGTCATTGGTGGCGCAGGAACACCAATGCTATCTGCAAAATTCTGTCCGTTTGTTGTCTGATCCCATCTACGTATGATTAGTTTTTTCTCTTTACAATGGTCCATTTTGAGGACTCACCCTGGATGAATAGTCAACACTaccatcttctcctcctcatcatgTATCTTTTTGGCAGCATAGTGTACTGCCGCTTTGCTAGTTCCGTACGAAAGAGTTGGCGCTCCTGGCATCATAGCCCCAATACTCCCCAAGATACTCCCAATAATGACAAACTTTGCATTAGTGGAAGCTctgaggaagggaaggagtGTTTGATAGAGTGCAATAGGTCCAAGTGTATTGGCGTAAAAGTCAACTGCGATAGATGAGAGCGGTGTATCAAGTGTTGACCTGAAACAGGTTCCACTCCCAGCATTTGCGATGAGGACGTCGATTTTCTCAATACCCTTGGCTTTCAAACTTTCAGCCACTGCTTTGTGAGAAGTTTCGATTTCTGTCGTGGAAGTAGTGGAAATTACGAGGTAAGTGATGATTAAGTCACTGTTATCGGCTTTTGGGAGTGCTTTGAGAGGGGCAACATTGGTCGTTTCATTGCGAACTGTCACTACCACTGTAGTGTTGGCGTGCTGAAGTAATATGGAGACAATACCAAAACCGATTCCTGAATTCTTTTTAGAACGAAGTGTCTGTATACACATTATGGTTGGTTACTTGCCTCGATTTGCGCCTGTGATGAGATACATAGTATTTGGCGCCATTGCTCGTCGAGACGCTTTTTGGTACAGTTTTTTTAATGGGAATATCATAAACGAAAGACTCGAACAGCTGAGCCAGGAACTCTGGATCCAATTCTCACTCCGATGCAAACAGGATACCTTTATGCTATACCTTGATTTCCAACATTGGAATCTGGTATTGTGCATGCAACGAGCGCATGATGCGGCCctacaatatcaataccaataGTTAGGCAATATAGTCAGCACCTATGCTGACCGAGATCTATGAACTGTCTTCTTTTTCGAATCGCCAAGTGATCATGCCGTGTCTTTTCAAAGCAggatattgatttctttgatgagACTAAGAGGCTCAAGCTGACCTATTGAAGAACGCAAAAGATTCCACAGGACAGCAGTCACGAAGTCAGCAAGTCGTCTGTTCGTCTGTTCGTCTATCAATATTGCATCCTATACTGTTGCCAGCTACAAGCTTGACCAAATGTACTGGCCAATACCACGATGAGCCAGCTTGAAAGGCATCACCGTATATAGAACCAATCAAGCAACAAGCACGTACCAACATTTAGAATCTCACAACCCCCGCCATCTTACCTGCATCTGCCCAAGATATATCCGCCGCTCACATACCACCATTCGAGTTAGCAGTCGTGATCTCGTGATGCGCGAAAATCCCTCCGTAGTCTAGCTCGAAATCAGTCTATAAATCTCAGTTCTCAAAACTCGATTCTCACACGAAAGATAAGCATCTCGACTCTCGACTTCACAACACATACAAATTCTCTCACATCAAACCGCTCATTCAAAAGTTCAGCAAAACACACCACAATGTCAGAAGAAATCCAAGTCGTCGCCATTTTCCATCCTGCCCCAGGAAAGGAGAGCCGAGTGCGTGTGACCCAATTTCCCCctctccaaatctctctTTACTTTACTTAACAACCATGTTTAATTTTCAGATTGACCGATTCTCTTGCTACTTTCCTATCTTCGCCATCCAgttacacacacacacacacatagaGAGCTAATCACTACCATTCCAGCTCAAAGAAGTACTCCTCGATCTCGCGAGTAAAGTTCACGAAAACGAGGAGGGCGTTGTGAGTTAGCTATTTCCCGCTATTTTCCTTAACTGAACAAACACAACTCGTCTCTTCACCACCTCATCCATTGCTTTTCCCAAACCAAGATATAGCGTGCCCACTTCGTGACCTGGTGAAGTGACGAATGGAAATAAGACAAGACgagataagataagatagAAACCCAACATTCGCCAGAAAAAATACCAAGCATTCGAACAGATCGATTCGCAGACTGGTTCGAACGTCattctttttcaagaaaCTTGTATGTCTACTCAACCTATCCCCCACAAGTCCCAACCAATCAACAACCCACCCCCCCCTAACAAACCCCCTCCCAGACGCGAACCAAACAGCAGTAACCACGCACCTAAGCGCGCCCTACTTCAATTCCACAGGCGGCATCCTCGCCCAGGAAGAACTAGTTACCAAACCCTTCGAAGTGATCGTGTTGAATCCTATTGGTGGGTTTACGCGTTAGATGTTGAGAAGCCTACGAAGTATCTAGTGATATGTGTTTTGGCTGAACAACTCGCTCGTCTATCTGTTGTGGCGGGAGAGTTCTTTGGATATGCTACTGCGGAGGGTGTAGTGtcgagaatggagatgaaaatgggatgggagataTCGGGATTGTAGTTGGGGTGGTTGGAAGGATAGTTTCGAATACTACCATTCTTTTCAACTTTATTGGTCATCTATCACGAGGGTATATTTACACATACTGTTGGAATCATTAGGGCTTGGATCTCGTTCTCAAAGATCAACAATTGTATAGAACAATAAACGCAAACCAAAGTAAAAGAATGATATGCTGTTTAatgtgaaattgaaatgtgTATAGTATTTGATCTCAATAATGAAGAACAGATATAATTTCGCCTGTTGCCAATATATCCATCCGCTAGCTACATGACTCATGTGCATACGACTCTAAGAATTTTGCTCTTGTCTATCTAAAACCTTTGAAAACGCCCCGAAATGCTCTCATTTTGAATTGTATTCCAAAAGGAATTATCCAACCCCCATCAAATCCAATGTACTAATAAGCTATTTATCTATAGACGATCCAACAAACCCGCGCTCTCCAACATCAAAATGATCGAGTGAACAGCATTTCTGACACTGGTCTTCTCGATATCAACAGTGAAGTCAGCCTTGGAAGGGATCTCATAAGGATCATCAACACCAGTGAAACCCTTGATTTCGCCGTTACGAGCCTTGGCGTAGACACCCTTCTTGTCGATCTTCTCAGAGTGCTCAAGACTGGTAGCAACGTGAACGAGGTAGAAGTCACCATACTTCTCAACCATTTCACGAGCGTGCTTGCGAGCGTCTTCGTATGGTGCAATTGGTGCAGCAATGACGGCAGCACCGGAACGGGTCAACTCGGAAGCAACGAATGCAATGCGGCCGATGTTGCGGGTTCTATCAGCACGGCTGAAGCCAAGTTCGGAGGAAAGCTCGGCGCGAACAGTCTCACCCAATAAAAGTGAGACGGAACGTCCACCTTGTTGGTTGAGGGTAGTTTGCAAAGCACGAGCAATTGCGTCTTTACCAGAGCTGTGGTAACCAGTAAGGAATACGGTGAAACCTTGAGCAGAACGAGGTGGGTGAGATTCTCTAAGAACACGGACAACCTCTGGGTAAGAAAACCATTCTGGAATCTCACGACCAGAGCGAAGTCTAGAACGAAGCTCAGTTCCGGAGATGTCGAGAGTACGGGTACCTTGTGGGACCTCGTCCTTTGGTCTATATTCGTCGCTATCTGGGAGGTAAGTCATCATTTGGAAAGGAACAACCTCAATTCCGAGCTCGTCCTTGAACTTCTCAACAGCGTATTGAGCGTCATATGGACCATAGAATTCCTCTCCCTTGCTGTTTTTTCCTGGTCCGGCGTGATCACGTCCGACAATGAAATGTGTGGCACCGTAGTTCTTTCTGATAATGGCGTGCCAAACAGCCTCACGAGGTCCACCCATACGCATGgcgagaggaagaagaccaAGAACGGCCATTCCGTTGGGGTATCTAGGAAGAAGTGCCTGGTAAACACGGACACGGGTGAAATGGTCAATATCACCTGGCTTGGTAAGACCGACGACTGGGTGGATAAGAACGTTGGCTTGACGAGCTCTAGCGGCACGAACGGTCAACTCTCTGTGGGCTCTGTGCATAGGGTTTCTGGTTTGGAATGCGACAACCTTGGACCAGCCGAGCTTGTCGAAGTGAAGTCTCATTTCTGCGGGGGTATCTTTTCTGGTATTAGTAGCTTTCTAAAATTCAAGGAGACGAACCACTCACATCTCAAAGCAACATAATCGTAATGTTCTAAACGGTTGATGGCGTCAATCTTTCCTCCAACGTAGAATTCAGCTGCGGTGTTGTATAAGTATTTAACTGCAGGGTGATCGGCATCACCACCGAAAACCTCCTTGGCTTCCTTCTCCCTATCAAATTGTTAGATCTTTCACATTTATCTCGATCGACATTACACACTTGTTGGGTCTGTAAACATCCTCGACGTTGATAATTGCAAGGTTTCTGTCGTCACGGAAATCACGAAGAGTAACTCTTGCTCCTGCTTTAATTCCTAACTCCTCAATTTGTTCTTGGGAGACATCGAGTGTAATTGGCATACTGAAGACGTTGCCATCTGCCAATCGGTTGTTCTCAACGACACTGTCAAATGTTAGGCTAGTAATAGTATATTCGAAAGCGCAGTCTCGTACCCATTGTAGTCCTTCTCGGTCATAAAACCTGGTAATGAGGAATTAGCAATTGTTGTCGCATTAAAGatagatttttgatatcatctctTGGCGGATAATGTGCAGAATGGCGGGGTCATTGTGCCCCTCCATGTAAGCGGACATGACATACCTTCAAGGGGAGAGAAACCAccactcaaaatcaattcgaGATCGCAAAGTTGTCTCTCAGAGAGAACAACAGCGGGAAGAGTTTCGGCCTCTGTTGCAAGTTCGTTGTGTCTTGACAAATCTCTTGCGAGAAGATCTCTGTTGCGATTGTTAGTTAATTCGTATCCGAACCCCCCTCGACTTCACAAAGTCTTGGTAACTTCGCATTCTTACTTGAGGACACCGCCATGAGGAGAGTTTGCCATATCTGCGTTTGAAGGTGGTAAAAAGTATGAGGTGATCCAAGCAATACGTGAGAAGAATGGAGGATATTGGAGCGTCCTCTGAGaatgtaatatatatgtgtgaagaagttgaagaggaagagagagatgggCAGACAGAAAGCAAGAGTGCAAACAAGTTAGAAAGAGTGGGTATAAATAAGATATAGAGAACAAACAAGTACGATACTGCTTTTATAGTCTCCGTATCAACTTCTGTGCCTACCAAGagaatttaatattttttttttctttactAAGAGCTTCAATATCCTCTCACCCGCCTTGTATGGAACCCGGTTTGGGAAAGGCATGACCTAGAGGAAATGACGTGCTCGGCTCTTCACTGACAAAGACGCGTATGTTAATGAGAATGACACGTAAGGCTATCAAACGATTAAACCAAAATAGATCTTTTATATGGGGAAGAGGTGTGGTAGCCCGAGATAACCATGATAACCTCTGAGCGATGTGGGCAGGGAATGGAA is part of the Botrytis cinerea B05.10 chromosome 1, complete sequence genome and harbors:
- the Bcmet3 gene encoding Bcmet3 gives rise to the protein MANSPHGGVLKDLLARDLSRHNELATEAETLPAVVLSERQLCDLELILSGGFSPLEGFMTEKDYNGVVENNRLADGNVFSMPITLDVSQEQIEELGIKAGARVTLRDFRDDRNLAIINVEDVYRPNKEKEAKEVFGGDADHPAVKYLYNTAAEFYVGGKIDAINRLEHYDYVALRYTPAEMRLHFDKLGWSKVVAFQTRNPMHRAHRELTVRAARARQANVLIHPVVGLTKPGDIDHFTRVRVYQALLPRYPNGMAVLGLLPLAMRMGGPREAVWHAIIRKNYGATHFIVGRDHAGPGKNSKGEEFYGPYDAQYAVEKFKDELGIEVVPFQMMTYLPDSDEYRPKDEVPQGTRTLDISGTELRSRLRSGREIPEWFSYPEVVRVLRESHPPRSAQGFTVFLTGYHSSGKDAIARALQTTLNQQGGRSVSLLLGETVRAELSSELGFSRADRTRNIGRIAFVASELTRSGAAVIAAPIAPYEDARKHAREMVEKYGDFYLVHVATSLEHSEKIDKKGVYAKARNGEIKGFTGVDDPYEIPSKADFTVDIEKTSVRNAVHSIILMLESAGLLDRL